Below is a genomic region from Bacteroidales bacterium.
ATATACCTAAACAGGCTCCGGATCAGATCGCATCGGTAATAAAACTGGAATTAAGCCAGAAATTACCGGTTATAACCGTTCAATCAAATACTGCCAAATATTTTGAAATCGTGGATGAAAAATAGATATAGTTGTCATTGTCACTATATAGAAAACCGTCACTATATCTATTACCGGCCACCTATAGAACAAAAAAAATATCCTGAAAATGAGAAGATTATCATTGATCACCCTGTGTTTGCTGTGTATATTAAGCGCCTGCAATCAACCTAAAGAATGGGTATTGTCATCGCCTGACAATAATCTGAATATCACCGTTAAAAATGAAGTCGTGCCAAACAATAAAACGACAACACAACTTTTTTATCATATAACTTACAAAGGTAAAGAAGTTGTTTTGTTGTCGCCATTAGGCATCGACAGGGAAGACGAGCAGTTTACCGAAAACCTGAGGTTCGTATCTGCAACGCCTGAAAAACTGATCGATGAAAAATATACTTTGAAATCAGGAAAACAACTGGAATGCCGCAATCATGCCAATGAAACGGTCCTTAATTTTGAAAACCGGAATAATGCTCCGGTACAGTTGATTGTCAGGACCTATAACGACGGTATTGCTTTTCGGTACCATTTTCCCGGAAAGGATAATATTCCTTACAAAATAATAAAAGAACACACCGGGTTCGCAATGCCTCTAAATGGTAAAGCATGGATACATCCTTATGACTGGAATGACCGCCATAAACCAAGCTATGAACAATACTGCAAGAACGAAATCGCAATAGGCACAGTTTCTCCAAACGGGAAAGGCTGGGCATATCCGATGTTGTTTCAGGTGAATGATGTCTGGACAATGATCACGGAAGCTGTGCTTGACGGAACGTATTGCGGCACACATATCCGCAATACGGGAGACGGTTTGTATACCGTTTGTTTCGCTGAAAAGGACGAAGTGGTGATTACCGATGATCCTGAACCGGTCAATACATTACCGTGGGCTACACCCTGGCGGGTGATCGTTGTAAGTGACGGATTACAGGGTATTATAGGAACACATATCGTACAAAATCTGAATCCTGCCAGTAAGATCAATGACCCTTCATGGATACAGCCGGGTCGTTCAAGCTGGAGCTGGTGGTCAGACGGTGGTTCTCCACGCAGCTTCAAAAAACAGATACAATATATCGACTTTACGGCAGACATGGGTTGGGAATACACATTGATCGATGCCGGCTGGCCCCATATGGAAGGAGGAACGATCGGGGAACTGGTGGAATATGCCAACAAAAAAGGGGTAGGCGTATGGTTGTGGTATCACTCCGGAGCTGGCCGTGAGAATGACAGTATCGGCCCGTACAACCTGATGGCTTCTCCCGAAGCGCGTAAAGCCGAATTCAAATATTTGCAAAAATTAGGTGTCAAAGGAATCAAAGTTGATTTTTTTGATACCGACAAACAGCGGATTGTCAAACGTTATGAAGAAATATTATCCGACGCTGCTGCACACCATATCATGGTGAATTTCCACGGAGCCTCTTTACCACGTGGACTGGAACGTACCTGGCCTAACCTGATGACTACCGAAGCGATCAAGGGAGCCGAAGGTTTCGGGCGGCAACCTGCATGCAACAATGCTCCATGGCATAATACGACCGTACCTTTTACCCGTAATGTGGTAGGATCGATGGATTACACACCATGTACTTTCTCCAATAAAATACGGCAAGGCGTCGAAGCATTTCAGGTTACCACCTGGGGACACCAGTTGGCGCTTGCAGTAGTTTTCGAATCGGGCGTACAGAATTTTGCCGATAAAGCCGAATCATATATGGCCCTTCCTGATGCGCCTAAAGAATTCATGAAAAAAGTACCTGTTGCATGGGATGAAACAAAACTGGCAGCCGGCTATCCCGGAGATTTTGT
It encodes:
- a CDS encoding glycoside hydrolase family 97 protein, coding for MRRLSLITLCLLCILSACNQPKEWVLSSPDNNLNITVKNEVVPNNKTTTQLFYHITYKGKEVVLLSPLGIDREDEQFTENLRFVSATPEKLIDEKYTLKSGKQLECRNHANETVLNFENRNNAPVQLIVRTYNDGIAFRYHFPGKDNIPYKIIKEHTGFAMPLNGKAWIHPYDWNDRHKPSYEQYCKNEIAIGTVSPNGKGWAYPMLFQVNDVWTMITEAVLDGTYCGTHIRNTGDGLYTVCFAEKDEVVITDDPEPVNTLPWATPWRVIVVSDGLQGIIGTHIVQNLNPASKINDPSWIQPGRSSWSWWSDGGSPRSFKKQIQYIDFTADMGWEYTLIDAGWPHMEGGTIGELVEYANKKGVGVWLWYHSGAGRENDSIGPYNLMASPEARKAEFKYLQKLGVKGIKVDFFDTDKQRIVKRYEEILSDAAAHHIMVNFHGASLPRGLERTWPNLMTTEAIKGAEGFGRQPACNNAPWHNTTVPFTRNVVGSMDYTPCTFSNKIRQGVEAFQVTTWGHQLALAVVFESGVQNFADKAESYMALPDAPKEFMKKVPVAWDETKLAAGYPGDFVVMARRKGNTWYIGGINGKNEARTIEFELPFVPAGKDIQLITDGTDMKKFANAKAVTGEKVSVKVLPYGGFAGTVIGDK